Proteins encoded by one window of Ochrobactrum sp. BTU1:
- a CDS encoding nitronate monooxygenase family protein, translating into MKTRVTELLKTNYPIIQGGMQWVGRAELASAVSNAGGLGILTALTQPSPKALGEEIARCRQMTDKPFGVNLTILPTTAPPPYEEYLDAALQSGVKVIETAGRSPKEFIEKIKAAGAVVVHKCTAVRHALSAERAGVDAISIDGFEAAGHPGEDDVGGLVLFAAAAAQVKIPLIASGGIGTGEGMAAAFMLGAEGVNMGTRFCATKEAPIHENIKQALVNAGERDTNLIFRTFRNTGRVLKNAVSDQVVAIEGRPGGAEFTDVRPLVSGDRGRNALTTGELDSGLIWASQTLGLIKDIPSCQELIERIVTDCRLAMTRGLHAFSN; encoded by the coding sequence GTGAAGACCCGAGTAACCGAGCTATTGAAGACTAACTACCCGATCATTCAAGGTGGAATGCAATGGGTAGGTCGCGCCGAACTTGCATCAGCTGTATCGAATGCGGGTGGCCTTGGAATCTTGACAGCACTGACGCAACCTAGTCCCAAAGCGCTAGGCGAAGAGATCGCTCGCTGCCGGCAAATGACAGATAAACCATTTGGGGTCAATCTCACGATTCTCCCCACGACGGCGCCCCCGCCTTATGAAGAATATCTTGATGCGGCGCTGCAGTCGGGTGTCAAGGTAATCGAAACCGCGGGACGCAGTCCGAAAGAGTTCATCGAGAAAATTAAGGCTGCTGGTGCGGTTGTCGTTCACAAGTGCACGGCTGTACGTCATGCGCTGTCAGCGGAACGGGCTGGTGTCGACGCCATTTCCATCGATGGATTTGAAGCGGCGGGGCACCCGGGTGAGGATGATGTTGGTGGTCTGGTCCTTTTTGCTGCTGCAGCGGCGCAGGTAAAAATTCCATTGATCGCTTCGGGGGGCATCGGCACCGGAGAAGGTATGGCGGCAGCTTTCATGCTCGGCGCCGAGGGCGTGAACATGGGTACGCGCTTTTGTGCCACCAAAGAGGCCCCCATTCATGAGAATATCAAACAGGCGCTGGTCAATGCCGGTGAACGCGATACCAATTTGATCTTTCGAACTTTCAGAAACACCGGGCGTGTTTTGAAGAATGCGGTTTCAGATCAGGTGGTCGCAATCGAAGGTCGGCCGGGCGGTGCGGAGTTTACAGACGTTCGACCGCTGGTTTCCGGAGACCGAGGTCGAAACGCGCTGACAACCGGGGAACTGGACAGTGGCTTGATCTGGGCAAGTCAGACGCTTGGGTTGATCAAGGATATTCCCAGCTGTCAGGAGCTTATCGAGCGCATTGTCACCGATTGCCGCCTCGCCATGACAAGGGGGCTACACGCATTTTCCAACTGA
- a CDS encoding DMT family transporter codes for MIPLRFLGAALVCVSSLAFTLNDTTTKFLIADYDVSSIILIRSLMALPILYLFHVRTSGRRKIWSARIGLHALRGAFGLIAAYLYIASLKTLTVAEATVILFMTPVLITAMTRFLLKENVSIRSWLSVCFCFLGVIVAINPRASSFNYAIALVGTSSVFYAINAISSRLIPSEDNLWTISFFGAFFSALFIAPFAIEHWRVVQVPHLAQFGAAAAFSSLGIGLSAIAYRMTSPALLAPFGYSGLIWSITATWLFWGVHPSLNAILGTLIILGSVTLTIKPGRIDPQPHLQNCIKGPTNDEPDPCRPE; via the coding sequence ATGATCCCACTGCGCTTCCTCGGCGCCGCTCTTGTTTGCGTAAGCAGCCTGGCGTTCACCCTGAACGATACGACTACCAAGTTTCTCATCGCCGACTACGATGTGTCATCGATTATTCTGATCCGCAGCCTGATGGCCCTGCCAATTCTTTATCTGTTTCATGTGCGGACATCCGGGCGAAGAAAAATATGGTCGGCCAGAATTGGGCTTCATGCGTTGCGGGGAGCTTTTGGCTTAATCGCTGCCTATTTATACATCGCTTCGCTAAAAACGCTGACAGTCGCCGAAGCTACAGTCATTCTCTTTATGACGCCCGTCCTTATTACCGCGATGACCCGTTTTCTGCTCAAAGAAAATGTCAGCATTCGCTCATGGCTGTCGGTCTGTTTCTGTTTTCTCGGCGTCATTGTGGCAATCAATCCACGGGCATCCAGCTTCAATTACGCCATCGCACTGGTCGGCACATCGAGCGTGTTTTACGCTATCAATGCCATCAGTTCGCGTTTGATCCCATCCGAAGATAATCTGTGGACCATTTCATTTTTTGGTGCATTCTTTTCAGCGTTGTTTATCGCCCCATTCGCGATTGAGCATTGGCGCGTAGTACAAGTCCCGCACCTTGCCCAGTTTGGTGCTGCGGCGGCATTCTCCAGCCTAGGCATAGGCTTAAGCGCCATAGCCTACCGCATGACGTCACCTGCCCTTCTCGCCCCCTTCGGTTATTCGGGCCTGATCTGGTCGATCACAGCCACTTGGCTGTTTTGGGGAGTTCATCCGAGTCTCAACGCCATTCTCGGCACGCTCATTATTCTGGGCAGCGTCACGCTTACCATCAAACCAGGCCGCATCGATCCGCAACCGCATCTGCAGAATTGTATCAAAGGACCAACAAATGACGAACCCGATCCTTGTCGACCTGAATAA
- a CDS encoding enoyl-CoA hydratase/isomerase family protein yields the protein MTNPILVDLNNKTGICTITFNRPEKYNAIDETMAAAFHQAMQAIVLDKSIRCVVLKGAGRAFMAGGDLAAFAADADRADLVLQRILRHMHPALLILQKLPVPVIAAVHGPAAGAGLSMVLSADYAICNQSAEFTLAYDRLATVPDCGGTWHLRRKLGPRAAFALMLKGGKLNASQASEIGIVNDVIEDSCYEEQLSVLIQKIASGPTRAFGLFKQLLAADLSLAAQLEAEKAAFMEATYTQDFRNAIRNFSNKQPVQFLGY from the coding sequence ATGACGAACCCGATCCTTGTCGACCTGAATAACAAAACCGGTATCTGTACCATTACATTCAACCGTCCTGAAAAATATAACGCTATCGACGAAACCATGGCAGCAGCCTTTCATCAGGCCATGCAAGCAATAGTTTTGGATAAGAGCATTCGTTGTGTCGTGCTCAAAGGAGCAGGTAGAGCCTTTATGGCTGGTGGAGACCTCGCCGCTTTTGCAGCTGACGCTGATCGGGCCGATTTAGTCTTACAGCGTATTTTGCGACACATGCACCCGGCGTTGTTAATCCTGCAAAAATTGCCAGTGCCTGTCATTGCTGCAGTCCACGGCCCCGCAGCTGGGGCAGGATTGAGCATGGTCCTGTCGGCGGACTATGCCATCTGCAATCAATCAGCTGAGTTCACTCTCGCTTATGATCGACTGGCGACGGTGCCCGATTGCGGCGGCACCTGGCATCTTCGGCGGAAGCTGGGGCCGCGCGCTGCTTTTGCCCTGATGCTCAAGGGTGGCAAACTCAATGCCAGTCAGGCCAGTGAAATTGGGATCGTCAACGACGTGATTGAGGATAGCTGTTACGAAGAACAGCTTTCTGTCCTGATACAAAAAATTGCCTCTGGCCCAACACGAGCCTTTGGGCTCTTCAAGCAACTGCTCGCTGCCGATCTTTCGTTGGCAGCGCAACTTGAGGCAGAAAAGGCAGCCTTTATGGAAGCCACTTATACGCAGGATTTCAGGAACGCCATCCGCAACTTCTCCAATAAGCAACCGGTGCAGTTTCTCGGATACTAA
- a CDS encoding aldehyde dehydrogenase family protein — translation MLQSDQNNNCDVKTDFYIDGAWVKPFGSNTIAVVNPANEQPYATISSGSAQDVNRAVAAARAAFSSWSETSVVERIRFLRKIAEIYEARRDDMAKTISLEMGAPITMARDQQAAAGLYHINAFIEALENFDFEEKRKDNSGEIIVHEPIGVCGLITPWNWPMNQIALKVIPAIAVGCTVVLKPSEIAPMSAMLFADILHEAKLPKGVFNLVNGEGLIVGEAMSRHADIDMMSFTGSTRAGTAVARGAADTVKRVSLELGGKSPNLIFADSEIENAVERAIAECFNNTGQSCNAPTRLLVEHSVYDQVVQLAARIADQMPVGDPAVEGNHIGPLSSKAHFDKVQGLIQAGIDEGARLVAGGLGHPKGFNAGNFVRPTVFVDVRNDMTIAREEIFGPVLVIIPFADEEDAITISNDTPYGLSAYVQTGSAERAKRVARKLRAGMVHINGSSLGSGSPFGGYKQSGNGREGGKWGLEDFTEVKVISG, via the coding sequence GTGCTCCAATCCGACCAGAACAACAATTGTGACGTAAAGACTGACTTTTATATCGACGGCGCTTGGGTCAAACCTTTTGGTTCTAATACCATTGCTGTCGTCAATCCTGCCAACGAACAACCTTATGCGACCATTTCATCGGGCTCAGCTCAGGATGTTAATCGAGCAGTTGCTGCCGCTCGTGCGGCTTTCTCTTCCTGGAGCGAAACGTCAGTTGTGGAGCGCATCCGCTTCCTACGCAAAATCGCAGAGATATACGAAGCACGTCGAGACGATATGGCCAAAACAATTTCGCTGGAAATGGGCGCGCCGATCACCATGGCCCGCGATCAACAGGCCGCTGCAGGCTTGTATCATATCAACGCTTTCATCGAAGCGCTGGAAAACTTCGATTTTGAAGAAAAACGAAAAGATAATTCCGGCGAGATCATCGTGCACGAACCAATCGGCGTTTGCGGTCTAATTACCCCGTGGAATTGGCCGATGAACCAGATCGCTTTAAAAGTTATTCCAGCGATCGCAGTTGGATGTACGGTAGTTTTGAAGCCCTCTGAAATAGCTCCCATGTCAGCGATGCTGTTTGCCGATATTCTCCATGAAGCAAAGCTTCCAAAAGGCGTATTCAACCTTGTCAACGGCGAAGGTTTGATCGTGGGTGAAGCCATGTCGCGCCACGCAGACATTGACATGATGTCTTTCACTGGTTCAACCCGCGCGGGCACAGCAGTCGCACGCGGCGCCGCAGATACGGTCAAGCGTGTGTCACTAGAGCTCGGAGGAAAATCACCCAATCTGATTTTCGCCGACAGTGAAATAGAAAACGCGGTGGAACGAGCCATTGCCGAATGCTTCAACAATACCGGTCAGTCCTGCAACGCCCCCACCCGATTGTTAGTCGAGCATTCCGTTTACGATCAAGTTGTGCAACTCGCTGCTCGTATCGCCGATCAGATGCCGGTCGGTGATCCGGCCGTTGAAGGAAATCATATCGGGCCGCTATCATCGAAAGCGCATTTTGACAAAGTTCAAGGTCTGATCCAAGCAGGCATCGATGAGGGCGCACGTCTGGTTGCAGGTGGCCTCGGTCATCCGAAAGGATTTAACGCTGGCAACTTCGTCCGCCCGACCGTATTTGTGGATGTACGGAACGATATGACAATTGCGCGCGAGGAGATATTTGGTCCAGTGTTGGTCATCATTCCGTTTGCCGACGAAGAGGACGCCATCACTATCTCGAATGACACCCCTTACGGTTTATCCGCTTATGTTCAAACCGGATCGGCTGAACGCGCCAAACGTGTCGCGCGAAAGCTTCGCGCCGGCATGGTGCATATCAACGGCTCTTCGCTCGGTTCCGGCAGTCCGTTTGGCGGTTACAAACAATCCGGCAACGGCCGTGAAGGCGGGAAATGGGGTCTGGAAGATTTTACGGAGGTTAAGGTAATATCCGGCTGA
- a CDS encoding SOS response-associated peptidase, with protein MCNLFSLLTTHEAMRRLFPKFGDMTNRVDPQLDVYPDYPAPVLRNLADGEHELAHLRWGMPTPPMYVKGEADSGVTNIRNLTSPHWRRWQGVESRCVVPATSFSEYGQEPDPKTKRKPLHWFALSEDKPLFAFAGIWTTWKGVRKKKEGPVEVDIFAFLTTEPNAVVKPVHPKAMPVILRTTEEIDTWLRAPWDEAKEMQKPLPDADLIDLTPSNDNKEEQASLF; from the coding sequence ATGTGCAACCTTTTTAGTTTATTGACGACTCATGAGGCCATGCGCCGTCTCTTCCCTAAGTTTGGTGACATGACGAACCGCGTTGATCCGCAATTAGACGTCTATCCAGACTATCCAGCCCCGGTCTTGCGAAATTTAGCAGATGGTGAGCACGAGCTGGCACATCTTCGTTGGGGAATGCCAACGCCGCCTATGTACGTTAAGGGCGAAGCTGACAGCGGCGTAACGAACATACGCAACCTCACCTCCCCTCATTGGCGGCGCTGGCAAGGCGTTGAAAGCCGCTGCGTCGTACCAGCCACGTCATTTTCAGAATACGGGCAAGAACCTGATCCAAAGACAAAACGTAAGCCGCTGCACTGGTTCGCTCTCAGCGAGGATAAGCCGCTCTTTGCATTTGCTGGCATTTGGACGACTTGGAAAGGGGTGCGAAAGAAGAAAGAAGGCCCGGTTGAGGTCGATATCTTTGCTTTCCTCACCACAGAGCCAAACGCCGTGGTAAAGCCCGTCCATCCCAAAGCAATGCCTGTAATCCTCCGCACGACCGAAGAAATCGATACATGGTTGCGAGCACCATGGGATGAAGCCAAAGAAATGCAGAAGCCATTGCCAGACGCTGACTTGATCGACCTGACACCGAGCAATGACAATAAGGAAGAGCAAGCTAGCCTGTTTTAA
- a CDS encoding GMC family oxidoreductase N-terminal domain-containing protein, producing the protein MFDYIVVGGGSAGSALAGRLVLGDAGKVLVIEAGPRDSNPLIHIPAGFVKLLDSDLLYHYKTEQQEALNGRAPVMPQGAVLGGGGSVNAAIYIRGQRRDYDDWTTLGADGWSYGEVLPYFRRAEDNDRLSDSYHGTGGPLGVSDLRQISDLTRAFVRSAQEAGIPFTPDFNGMRQRGVGFNQTTTRNGRRCSAAVGYLRPAMKTGNLEIRTGCLVTRILFEGDRATGVEYVRNGKVETALADKEVILSGGAIQTPKLLMLSGIGPEAELRRHGITLRHRLEGVGQNLQDHLEFPAIRFCTGKHGYYGEDSFLRSIRNGLQYFLVKSGPVMSNVTEACAFVNVDDMEAEPNVQMHFVPIVFMDSDQERVKRAGATINPCVLRPESRGEIRLKSTNPSEHPIVDPRYLSAPEDMRLSVKALKLARDILDQPSLSSYVERTEAYPGEAIADDQALGAYIRSKGKTVYHPVGTCRMGRDNMAVVDPELRVHGFRNLRVVDNSIMPTLISGNTNATAIMIGEKASDMVRGLTPLAPSNA; encoded by the coding sequence ATGTTCGATTATATCGTGGTGGGCGGGGGCTCGGCGGGAAGCGCGTTAGCGGGGCGGCTCGTGCTGGGTGATGCCGGGAAGGTTTTGGTGATCGAAGCCGGGCCGCGCGACAGTAATCCGCTTATTCACATCCCTGCCGGTTTCGTTAAGCTGCTCGACAGCGATCTTCTCTATCACTACAAAACCGAGCAGCAGGAAGCGTTGAACGGCCGCGCGCCGGTCATGCCGCAGGGAGCGGTGCTCGGCGGCGGCGGCTCCGTCAATGCTGCCATCTACATTCGCGGCCAGCGCCGCGATTACGACGACTGGACAACTCTTGGCGCTGATGGCTGGTCCTATGGCGAGGTGTTGCCCTATTTCCGCCGGGCGGAAGACAATGACCGTCTCTCCGACAGCTATCACGGCACCGGCGGCCCGCTCGGCGTTTCGGATCTGCGCCAGATATCCGACCTCACCCGTGCTTTCGTGCGCAGCGCCCAGGAAGCCGGCATCCCCTTCACCCCGGATTTCAACGGCATGCGCCAGCGCGGGGTTGGTTTCAACCAAACAACGACTCGCAACGGGCGCCGCTGCAGCGCAGCCGTCGGCTATCTACGACCCGCTATGAAAACCGGCAATCTCGAAATCCGCACCGGTTGCTTGGTCACCCGTATTCTTTTCGAAGGTGATCGCGCGACCGGCGTCGAATATGTACGCAATGGCAAGGTCGAAACGGCGCTCGCCGACAAGGAAGTCATCCTGTCCGGTGGTGCCATTCAGACGCCGAAACTCCTTATGCTGTCGGGCATTGGTCCGGAGGCGGAGCTGCGCCGGCATGGCATTACATTGCGCCACCGCTTGGAGGGCGTCGGCCAGAACCTGCAGGACCATCTTGAGTTTCCCGCCATCCGCTTCTGTACCGGCAAGCATGGCTACTACGGAGAAGACAGCTTCTTGCGTTCCATCCGCAATGGCCTGCAATATTTCCTCGTCAAGTCCGGCCCGGTCATGTCAAACGTCACCGAAGCCTGCGCCTTCGTCAATGTCGATGACATGGAGGCGGAGCCTAACGTGCAGATGCATTTCGTGCCGATCGTCTTCATGGACAGCGATCAAGAGAGGGTCAAACGCGCCGGCGCGACGATAAACCCTTGTGTGCTACGCCCCGAAAGCCGCGGCGAAATCCGCCTCAAATCCACCAATCCTTCCGAGCATCCGATTGTCGATCCACGCTATCTCTCGGCGCCGGAAGACATGCGCCTATCCGTAAAAGCGCTAAAACTCGCTCGCGATATCCTGGATCAACCTTCCCTTTCAAGCTATGTCGAAAGAACCGAAGCTTATCCCGGAGAGGCGATTGCCGACGATCAGGCGCTCGGGGCCTATATCCGTTCGAAGGGCAAGACAGTATATCATCCCGTCGGCACCTGCCGCATGGGCAGAGACAACATGGCGGTGGTTGATCCCGAACTGAGGGTGCATGGGTTTCGCAACCTGCGTGTTGTGGACAACTCCATCATGCCGACACTCATTTCGGGCAATACCAACGCGACTGCGATAATGATTGGCGAGAAGGCGTCGGATATGGTGCGCGGACTGACACCTCTTGCGCCATCCAACGCGTGA
- a CDS encoding GntR family transcriptional regulator, which yields MSQLPKINKGNLSEQVYASIRASLMDGRYEPGERLTIANLAEQLGVSITPVREAIFRLVTERALEMRAATSIQVRSLTPSELREIQLIRHHLEGEAAAQAAVKISDKGLAALEAMQADFTRAAASDPLEASRVNREFHFKLAETAQMPMLYATIEGMWAQMGPLIHLYHLNTPKRVLSSGDHGHYDLLRALAARDPEASRRAIQADIGVGVVMVEWLEAKEAAEAAS from the coding sequence ATGAGCCAATTACCGAAGATCAATAAGGGAAATCTATCCGAACAAGTATACGCGAGCATTCGCGCATCCCTGATGGATGGCCGCTATGAGCCTGGTGAACGGTTGACCATTGCAAACCTCGCGGAGCAGCTGGGCGTGTCGATCACGCCGGTCCGCGAGGCGATCTTCCGGCTTGTTACAGAACGCGCGTTGGAGATGCGGGCCGCGACCTCAATCCAAGTCCGCAGCCTGACGCCGTCAGAGCTACGCGAGATTCAATTGATCCGCCATCATCTCGAGGGCGAAGCGGCGGCACAGGCTGCGGTAAAGATATCCGATAAGGGGCTCGCGGCGCTCGAAGCGATGCAGGCCGATTTCACGCGGGCAGCAGCCAGCGATCCGCTGGAAGCCTCGCGCGTGAACCGCGAATTCCACTTCAAACTCGCCGAAACCGCGCAGATGCCTATGCTTTACGCGACAATCGAAGGCATGTGGGCGCAGATGGGTCCGCTCATCCATCTCTATCATCTCAATACACCCAAACGCGTGCTGTCGAGCGGCGATCATGGCCATTACGACCTGCTTCGCGCGCTCGCCGCCCGGGATCCGGAAGCCTCACGGCGGGCCATCCAGGCCGATATCGGTGTCGGCGTCGTCATGGTTGAATGGCTGGAAGCGAAAGAGGCGGCCGAAGCCGCCTCCTAA
- a CDS encoding aldehyde dehydrogenase, which yields MIYDICHGLKLEENVNLALTKADVTAIRDRITIRGQAFIDGRFSDAASGETFDDISPRDGKVIARVAACDREDIDRAVQAGRRAFEAGVWRDRSPKERKKVLQRFASLFEKHMDELAVLETLDMGKPVSESRNIDVNVVLDTLQWYAECPDKLYDEIAPTGPGQLAMITREAIGVVGAVVPWNFPMLMATWKFAPALAMGNSVVLKPAEQSPLTAIRLAELATEAGIPDGVFNVVPGFGPTAGKALGMHMDVDCLAFTGSGEVGKMFLQYAGQSNMKRVFLECGGKSPNIILDDVPELRVAAERAATAICFNQGEVCVAPSRLILSKRIQDQFLDIVVDTARSIRPGDPLDPATKLGALVESSHRDRVESYIAKGKAEGARLVLGGDRPNDTPNGFYVNPTIFADVRNDMTIAREEIFGPVLSTITVEDDEEAVRVANDTAYGLAAAVWTRDLSRAHKIARKLRAGTVWVNCYDHGDATVPFGGFKQSGNGRDKSLHALDKYTELKTTWIEL from the coding sequence ATGATATATGATATATGTCACGGGTTAAAATTGGAGGAGAACGTGAATCTTGCACTGACAAAGGCGGATGTGACCGCCATTCGCGACCGCATCACCATTCGGGGGCAGGCCTTTATCGACGGCCGTTTCAGCGATGCGGCCTCGGGGGAGACGTTCGACGACATCTCTCCGCGAGACGGAAAGGTGATTGCCCGCGTTGCCGCCTGCGACCGCGAGGATATAGATCGCGCCGTGCAGGCGGGACGTCGGGCTTTCGAGGCTGGCGTCTGGCGCGACCGCTCGCCGAAGGAGCGTAAAAAAGTGCTACAGCGCTTCGCTTCGCTGTTCGAAAAGCACATGGATGAGCTCGCCGTTCTAGAAACCCTCGATATGGGAAAGCCAGTTTCAGAAAGCCGCAATATCGACGTCAACGTCGTACTTGATACCTTGCAATGGTATGCGGAATGTCCGGACAAGCTTTATGACGAGATCGCGCCGACGGGTCCTGGCCAATTGGCGATGATCACCCGTGAAGCGATTGGCGTCGTCGGCGCGGTGGTGCCGTGGAATTTCCCGATGTTGATGGCGACGTGGAAATTTGCGCCTGCGCTAGCCATGGGCAATTCGGTCGTGTTGAAACCCGCCGAACAGTCGCCTTTGACGGCGATTCGCCTTGCCGAATTGGCAACAGAAGCAGGCATTCCCGATGGTGTCTTCAACGTCGTACCCGGCTTTGGACCAACCGCAGGCAAGGCGCTAGGTATGCATATGGATGTCGATTGCCTGGCCTTTACCGGGTCGGGTGAGGTCGGAAAGATGTTCCTGCAATATGCCGGCCAGTCAAACATGAAGCGTGTCTTCCTCGAATGTGGCGGCAAGTCGCCGAACATCATTCTCGACGACGTGCCGGAATTGCGGGTTGCGGCGGAGCGTGCGGCGACGGCGATCTGCTTCAATCAGGGCGAAGTCTGCGTCGCCCCCTCTCGGTTGATCCTGTCGAAGCGAATTCAGGACCAATTCCTCGACATCGTCGTCGATACCGCCCGCTCAATCCGGCCGGGCGATCCGCTGGATCCGGCGACCAAGCTCGGCGCACTGGTTGAGAGTAGCCATCGCGACCGCGTCGAAAGCTATATCGCGAAGGGCAAGGCGGAAGGCGCGCGGCTGGTATTGGGTGGAGACAGGCCGAACGACACGCCAAATGGATTTTACGTCAACCCCACCATCTTCGCCGATGTCCGCAACGATATGACCATTGCACGCGAGGAAATCTTTGGTCCCGTTCTTTCGACAATCACTGTGGAGGATGATGAAGAGGCCGTGCGTGTCGCCAACGATACTGCCTATGGTTTGGCTGCGGCCGTCTGGACCCGCGACCTGTCACGCGCCCACAAGATTGCGCGTAAGCTCCGCGCTGGCACCGTCTGGGTGAATTGCTACGATCACGGCGATGCCACAGTGCCGTTCGGCGGCTTTAAGCAATCGGGCAATGGACGCGACAAATCCCTGCACGCACTTGATAAATATACCGAACTAAAGACGACCTGGATCGAGCTTTGA
- a CDS encoding transketolase, with product MRNDFHPTEAEIARLRDRAQYIRLETIRLIEIAKVGHYTSVFSAAEIFAALYYDVMRLSPDPKWPDRDRFLMGKGHAAVGLFPILAELGYIPSEVLDGYTRLGNPLGDHPDMRKVPGVDFSSGSIGHALSNGLGMALNGRRQGRDFTTFVMLGDGEMQEGQVWEAAIGAAHHKLSRLVAIIDRNGYQLDGAVDDVMGIEPLDEKWRAFGWEVHVADGHDIAGLTSLLRRVKSDASRDKPCCIIARTLKGKGVSYMETEPGWHLGYLDPSDADAARQEILSKVI from the coding sequence ATGAGAAACGATTTTCACCCCACGGAAGCCGAGATTGCTCGCCTGAGAGATCGTGCGCAGTACATTCGGTTGGAGACAATCCGGCTAATCGAGATCGCCAAGGTGGGGCACTACACCTCGGTTTTTTCAGCCGCCGAGATATTCGCCGCTCTCTATTATGACGTGATGCGGTTGTCGCCCGATCCGAAATGGCCAGATCGCGACCGGTTTCTGATGGGTAAGGGCCACGCAGCGGTCGGCCTGTTCCCCATTCTCGCGGAGCTTGGCTACATCCCAAGCGAGGTGCTTGACGGCTATACTCGCCTCGGCAACCCACTCGGCGACCATCCCGACATGCGTAAGGTACCCGGCGTCGATTTCTCTTCCGGCTCCATCGGCCACGCCTTGTCAAACGGCCTGGGCATGGCGCTCAACGGCCGCCGTCAGGGTCGCGACTTTACCACCTTCGTCATGCTCGGCGACGGCGAGATGCAGGAAGGCCAGGTCTGGGAGGCCGCGATCGGTGCCGCCCATCACAAGCTCTCCCGTCTCGTCGCAATCATCGACCGTAATGGCTATCAGCTCGATGGCGCAGTGGATGACGTCATGGGCATCGAACCGCTGGATGAGAAATGGCGCGCCTTTGGCTGGGAAGTGCATGTCGCCGACGGCCATGACATCGCTGGGCTGACCTCGCTGCTGCGCCGCGTCAAGTCCGATGCTTCTCGCGACAAGCCCTGCTGCATCATCGCCCGCACCCTCAAGGGCAAAGGGGTTTCCTACATGGAAACCGAGCCGGGCTGGCATCTCGGCTACCTCGATCCGTCCGACGCCGACGCCGCCCGTCAAGAAATTCTTTCCAAGGTGATCTGA
- a CDS encoding transketolase — protein MNIANLRPNSPNSWHYRELNMKNPGLDHLSDGLISLVEEGHDVVAGSADLQYSNGLNRFAARFPDRYFSFGISEQNMVSAAAGIATTGTMPYVATFASFLGLLTCEQIRMDVAYCALPVRLIGHHTGISMGFYGTSHHATEDIGTMRSIADLTVVSTADGPQLEAAIRASTDHDRPIYFRTGRGREPDLYDAKTEFVFGKAIEHAQGEELTIIACGLPVHPSVQVAQKLRAEGRSVGVIDMATIKPLDHDAILAAAARSKVILTIEEHNILGGLGAAVAEVLAEAGSPARLVRHGIRDEYALIAPPSHLYAHYRLDQAGIESVVRDIIC, from the coding sequence ATGAACATTGCCAATCTGCGGCCAAATTCACCCAATTCCTGGCATTATCGCGAACTGAACATGAAGAATCCCGGCCTGGACCACCTGTCCGACGGGCTGATCTCGCTCGTAGAAGAGGGCCATGACGTTGTCGCCGGCTCAGCTGACCTGCAATATTCCAACGGCCTCAACCGCTTTGCCGCGCGTTTCCCAGATCGCTATTTCAGCTTCGGTATTTCTGAACAGAACATGGTGTCGGCTGCGGCAGGCATCGCTACCACAGGTACCATGCCCTATGTCGCGACCTTCGCCTCTTTCCTCGGTCTGTTGACCTGCGAACAGATCCGCATGGACGTCGCTTATTGCGCTCTGCCCGTGCGCCTGATCGGCCATCACACTGGTATTTCAATGGGGTTCTACGGCACCTCCCATCATGCGACCGAAGACATCGGCACGATGCGCTCGATCGCCGATCTGACTGTTGTTTCGACCGCTGACGGCCCGCAGCTCGAAGCGGCAATCCGTGCCTCGACCGATCATGACCGCCCGATCTATTTCCGCACAGGGCGTGGACGTGAGCCCGATCTGTACGACGCCAAAACCGAATTCGTGTTCGGCAAGGCGATTGAGCATGCGCAGGGCGAAGAACTGACGATCATCGCCTGCGGCCTGCCAGTCCATCCCTCGGTGCAGGTCGCACAAAAACTGAGGGCCGAAGGCCGCAGCGTCGGCGTCATTGACATGGCGACGATCAAACCGCTCGACCACGACGCCATCCTCGCCGCTGCCGCACGCTCGAAGGTCATCCTGACCATCGAGGAGCACAACATTCTCGGCGGTCTGGGCGCAGCCGTTGCCGAAGTCCTTGCAGAAGCAGGAAGCCCAGCGCGGCTCGTGCGCCACGGCATTCGCGATGAATACGCGCTGATTGCCCCGCCGTCTCATCTTTACGCCCATTACCGGCTCGACCAAGCCGGCATCGAATCGGTTGTCCGCGACATCATCTGCTGA